CCAGCCCGGTAGGGTTTAGGCTTGTCATGGCCGGTTTCTTCTCGTTTCCGAATCCCGTCAACGAGACATCCGCCCGGGTAGTCGCCGGCGGCGTTGTCGGGATGGCGGGGACGGCCCTGGCATTCGACCAGCCGTGGCTGCTCTTCCCGTTGGCCTACGGCTTCGCCGCGCGGGTGGCCTCCGGTCCGAAGTTCAGCCCGCTGGGTCTGCTCGCGACCAAGTTGGTCACCCCGAAGATTCCGATCGTGCACCGGTTCTCGCCCGGACCCCCGAAGCGACTTGCCCAGGCCATCGGTTTCACCCTTTCCGCCACCGCACTGCTGCTGCACTACGGGTTCGGACGACCGCGAGCCGCCAAGCAGGTGCTCTCCGTGTTGCTCGCCGCCGCTGCCCTCGAGGCCGGCCTCGGCATCTGCTTGGCCTGCAAGATGTTCGCGGTGGGCATGAAAGTCGGCGTCGTGCCAGAAGCCATTTGCGAGGAATGCAACGACATCTGGCGGCGCTACGGCACCACCGCCGCTTGACTTTCGGGGCCCCAAAAAACTACCGTCGCCGCCCACGAAACCATGGATGCGGCCCTCACGAAGTCCGAACGCGAGACACTGAAGGCAATTTGGCGCCTCACGTCTGATCCTCGTTCCGACGGCGGGGCGCGGACGGGGGACCTCGCAACCTCGCTGAGGGTCTCCCCCGGGACCATGACCGCAACCGTGAAGAAGCTCGCCGACCGGGGCCTGGCGGTGCATACCCCCTACCGTGGGGTCGAGCTGACCGAGGTAGGCCGGCGAAGGGCCATGAGCGTCGTTCGCCGTCACCGGATAGTCGAGCGCTTTCTCGCCGACATGCTCGGCTACAGCTGGTCGGAGGCCGACCGGCTGGCGCCCACCTTCGAGCACCAGCTGCCACAGGAGGTCGAGGACAGGCTTTTCGTAGCGCTCGACCGCCCGGCGACGTGCCCGCACGGGTTCCCGATCCCGGGGACGGGTACGGAGACCTTGCCGGCTATGCCGGCCCTCTACGACCTCGAACCGGGAACGCGAGCGACCGTCGCCCTCCCCGGTTCGACCGACCCCGACGTGGCGATGTTTCTCGACAGCCTCGGCGTGCGGCCCGGCGTCGAGGTCGAGGTCAAAGAGAAGCACCCTTTCGACGGCCCACTGGTCGTTGCGGTCGATGGGCACGACCGGACCCTCGGCGAGCGAGTAGCCCGCCAGATCCTGGTCCGGCTGCCCGACACCAGCAACAACACAAACGTGAAGCAGAAGAGGAGAAAGGAAACCGTCTGAGTCATGCGACTCATCGCTGAGGGCGGCTATCAGCCGTTCCACCTCCACAACGCCGAGTGGGCCTGGCTGATCTTTGCCGCCGCGTGCGCGGTGATATCGATCACCACCGGGTTCCTGCTCCTACGATCGATGCTGGCCACCGATCAGGGGACGCCTTCGATGATCAACATCGCCAAGGCGGTGCAGGAAGGTGCGCAGGCGTACCTGACTCGCCAGTTCCGGGTGATCGGGATCATCGTCGTCCCTTTGGCGATCCTGGTGTTCGTCACCGCAAGCAGGGTCACCCGGACGGTGACCGTCAACGGGGTCACGACCAAGCACACCGTCCTGTCGTACGGGCTCTCCGGGCTCTTCAGGGCGATCGCCTTCCTGGTCGGGGCCACGCTGTCCGGCCTCGCCGGGTACATCGGCATGAGTTCGGCGGTCCGCGGCAACGTCCGGACTGCCGCGGCTGCCCGTGACGGCTCGCTCCCGGCGGCGCTCAAGGTCGCGTTCAGGACTGGGGCGATCACCGGCCTCTTCGTCGTCGGGTTCGGCCTGCTGGGGGCGACGATCATCGTGATGCTCGCCCAGAACACCGCGACCGCTACCCTCATCGGATTCGGATTCGGCGGCTCGCTGCTCGCGCTGTTCATGCGCGTCGGCGGCGGCATCTTCACCAAGGCAGCTGACGTCGGAGCCGACCTGGTGGGCAAGGTCGAGGCGGGTATCCCCGAAGACGACCCCCGCAACGCGGCGACCATCGCCGACAACGTCGGCGACAACGTGGGGGACTGCGCAGGCATGGGCGCCGACCTGTTCGAGTCCTACATCGTCATCCTCGTCGCGACCCTCATCCTCGCCAACACCGCCTTCCCGACCAAGGGTCAAGTCGGCCTGGTGTTCTCGCTCATCGTTCCGGCCATAGGCATCCTGGCTTCGATCATCGGCGTTTTTGTCGTCCGCGCCTCGGGCAAGGACCGCACCGCCATGGCGCCGATCAACCGAGGGCTGCTCACCTCCGCCGTCCTGACGGTCGGAGGCACGGCGCTCGTAGCCGGGCTGTACGTCCACAACTGGCGCGTATTCTGGGCCGTGACAACGGGGGTCATCCTCGGCCAGGTGGTCAGCCGGATCACCGAGTACTACACGTCGACCGAAACCTCGCCGGTAAGGGAGATCGCTCAGTCGGCTCGTACCGGACCCGCCACAACCGTCCTTTCGGGCGTGAGCGCCGGCCTGGAATCGGCTGTCCCGGCGATCATCGCGATCGTCATCGCGATCGTGGTCGGGATCGCGCTCGGTCAAGGCCGAATTCAGTACGAGCTGTACCTCGTGTCGCTCATCGGGCTCGGGCTGTTGTCCAACGCCGGCATCGTGGTCTCCGAGGACACCTTCGGCCCGGTCTCCGATAACGCCGCTGGCATCGCGGAGATGAGCGGCGAGTTCCAGGGAGAGCCCGAGCGGATCATGGTCAGCCTCGACGCCGTCGGCAACACCACCAAGGCGATCACGAAGGGATTCGCGATCGGTTCGGCTGTCATCGCCGCGGTGGCCCTATTCGCCAGCTACATCCAGACCATCTCGGAGAACGCGAAGGGCATAACCGGGTCCGGCAACGCACTCTTCACGTCCGTGTCGCAGACCATCATCAACGTCGCCAACCCCAAGACGTTCATCGGCCTGCTCATCGGCGGATCGATCGCGTTCCTCTTCTCGGCGCTGGCGATCCGGGCGGTCGGACGGTCCGCTGGAACGGTCGTTCAGGAGGTCCGCCGGCAGTTCCGCGAGCATCCCGGGATCATGGACTACACCGAGCGCCCCGAGTACGGCCGGGTGATCGACATCTGCACCGCCGCCGCGCAACGCGAGCTGGCGACGCCGGCCCTGCTGGCGGTCCTGTCGCCGGTTGTGGTCG
This region of Acidimicrobiales bacterium genomic DNA includes:
- a CDS encoding metal-dependent transcriptional regulator → MDAALTKSERETLKAIWRLTSDPRSDGGARTGDLATSLRVSPGTMTATVKKLADRGLAVHTPYRGVELTEVGRRRAMSVVRRHRIVERFLADMLGYSWSEADRLAPTFEHQLPQEVEDRLFVALDRPATCPHGFPIPGTGTETLPAMPALYDLEPGTRATVALPGSTDPDVAMFLDSLGVRPGVEVEVKEKHPFDGPLVVAVDGHDRTLGERVARQILVRLPDTSNNTNVKQKRRKETV
- a CDS encoding DUF4395 domain-containing protein; its protein translation is MAGFFSFPNPVNETSARVVAGGVVGMAGTALAFDQPWLLFPLAYGFAARVASGPKFSPLGLLATKLVTPKIPIVHRFSPGPPKRLAQAIGFTLSATALLLHYGFGRPRAAKQVLSVLLAAAALEAGLGICLACKMFAVGMKVGVVPEAICEECNDIWRRYGTTAA
- a CDS encoding sodium-translocating pyrophosphatase, which produces MRLIAEGGYQPFHLHNAEWAWLIFAAACAVISITTGFLLLRSMLATDQGTPSMINIAKAVQEGAQAYLTRQFRVIGIIVVPLAILVFVTASRVTRTVTVNGVTTKHTVLSYGLSGLFRAIAFLVGATLSGLAGYIGMSSAVRGNVRTAAAARDGSLPAALKVAFRTGAITGLFVVGFGLLGATIIVMLAQNTATATLIGFGFGGSLLALFMRVGGGIFTKAADVGADLVGKVEAGIPEDDPRNAATIADNVGDNVGDCAGMGADLFESYIVILVATLILANTAFPTKGQVGLVFSLIVPAIGILASIIGVFVVRASGKDRTAMAPINRGLLTSAVLTVGGTALVAGLYVHNWRVFWAVTTGVILGQVVSRITEYYTSTETSPVREIAQSARTGPATTVLSGVSAGLESAVPAIIAIVIAIVVGIALGQGRIQYELYLVSLIGLGLLSNAGIVVSEDTFGPVSDNAAGIAEMSGEFQGEPERIMVSLDAVGNTTKAITKGFAIGSAVIAAVALFASYIQTISENAKGITGSGNALFTSVSQTIINVANPKTFIGLLIGGSIAFLFSALAIRAVGRSAGTVVQEVRRQFREHPGIMDYTERPEYGRVIDICTAAAQRELATPALLAVLSPVVVGFGIGDLALGAFLAGTILTGQLMANFLNNSGGAWDNAKKYIEDGHEGGKGSEAHKAAVIGDTVGDPFKDTAGPALNPLIKVMNLVSLLILPAIISLQNHTAVRSVIAAGAAVVILAGVAFSKRKTGGIDDAPIEPSAAETVAAAD